A single region of the Vigna radiata var. radiata cultivar VC1973A unplaced genomic scaffold, Vradiata_ver6 scaffold_351, whole genome shotgun sequence genome encodes:
- the LOC106779196 gene encoding peptide methionine sulfoxide reductase A3 isoform X1, producing the protein MAVENVDFELGILTKQPRWSLSPNHNNVEISFGLLSLLPNPQFFSSSFASSTSHPFSFLNAIQSLSFTLGFSVKCCCCFCRTHPNIAGNKSSMNLLSRLVGLGSPRAAENISAAAQGPDDDIPEPGQQFAQFGAGCFWGVELAFQRAVGVTKTEVGYSQGLLHNPSYEDVCTGTTHHSEVVRVQYDPNQCSYESLLGLFWARHDPTALNRQGNDVGTQYRSGIYFYTPEQEKAATVSLEQQQKKLNRKIVTEILPAKKFYRAEEYHQQYLEKGGRFGSKQSASKGCNDPIRCYG; encoded by the exons atggcagTAGAGAACGTAGATTTTGAGTTGGGGATATTAACGAAACAACCTCGTTGGTCCCTTTCACCAAACCACAACAACGTGGAAATCTCCTTTGGTTTGCTGTCACTCTTACCCAATccccaatttttttcttcttccttcgcTTCTTCTACTTCTCATCCTTTCTCATTCCTCAACGCAATTCAATCTCTCTCTTTCACTCTGG GTTTTTCTGTCAAGTGTTGTTGCTGCTTCTGCAGAACTCATCCAAATATTGCTGGTAACAAGTCCTCCATGAACCTGTTGAGTAGACTCGTTGGGTTGGGTAGCCCAAGGGCAGCAGAAAACATTTCAGCAGCTGCTCAAGGACCGGATGATGACATACCCGAGCCAGGTCAACAGTTTGCCCAGTTTGGTGCTGGCTGCTTTTGGGGTGTTGAGTTGGCCTTCCAGAGAGCAGTGGGGGTGACCAAGACAGAAGTTGGTTATAGCCAAGGGCTGCTGCATAATCCAAGTTATGAGGATGTGTGTACAGGGACCACACACCACTCAGAGGTTGTCAGGGTCCAATATGATCCCAATCAATGTAGCTATGAGAGTTTGCTTGGTTTGTTCTGGGCTAGACATGATCCTACTGCACTGAATCGGCag GGTAATGATGTGGGAACACAATACAGGTCTGGAATATACTTTTACACACCTGAACAAGAGAAGGCAGCCACAGTGTCCTTGGAACAGCAACAGAAGAAGCTGAACAGGAAGATTGTTACTGAGATTCTTCCTGCCAAGAAGTTCTACAGGGCAGAAGAATACCATCAACAGTACCTCGAGAAAGGAGGCAGATTTGGCTCCAAGCAATCTGCTTCAAAGGGATGCAACGATCCAATCCGATGCTATGGTTAG
- the LOC106779196 gene encoding peptide methionine sulfoxide reductase isoform X2 has translation MNLLSRLVGLGSPRAAENISAAAQGPDDDIPEPGQQFAQFGAGCFWGVELAFQRAVGVTKTEVGYSQGLLHNPSYEDVCTGTTHHSEVVRVQYDPNQCSYESLLGLFWARHDPTALNRQGNDVGTQYRSGIYFYTPEQEKAATVSLEQQQKKLNRKIVTEILPAKKFYRAEEYHQQYLEKGGRFGSKQSASKGCNDPIRCYG, from the exons ATGAACCTGTTGAGTAGACTCGTTGGGTTGGGTAGCCCAAGGGCAGCAGAAAACATTTCAGCAGCTGCTCAAGGACCGGATGATGACATACCCGAGCCAGGTCAACAGTTTGCCCAGTTTGGTGCTGGCTGCTTTTGGGGTGTTGAGTTGGCCTTCCAGAGAGCAGTGGGGGTGACCAAGACAGAAGTTGGTTATAGCCAAGGGCTGCTGCATAATCCAAGTTATGAGGATGTGTGTACAGGGACCACACACCACTCAGAGGTTGTCAGGGTCCAATATGATCCCAATCAATGTAGCTATGAGAGTTTGCTTGGTTTGTTCTGGGCTAGACATGATCCTACTGCACTGAATCGGCag GGTAATGATGTGGGAACACAATACAGGTCTGGAATATACTTTTACACACCTGAACAAGAGAAGGCAGCCACAGTGTCCTTGGAACAGCAACAGAAGAAGCTGAACAGGAAGATTGTTACTGAGATTCTTCCTGCCAAGAAGTTCTACAGGGCAGAAGAATACCATCAACAGTACCTCGAGAAAGGAGGCAGATTTGGCTCCAAGCAATCTGCTTCAAAGGGATGCAACGATCCAATCCGATGCTATGGTTAG